Proteins from a genomic interval of Marmota flaviventris isolate mMarFla1 chromosome 8, mMarFla1.hap1, whole genome shotgun sequence:
- the Sik1 gene encoding serine/threonine-protein kinase SIK1 isoform X1 — protein sequence MVIMSEFSAAPAGADQGQQKPLRVGFYDVERTLGKGNFAVVKLARHRVTKTQVAIKIIDKTRLDSSNLEKIYREVQLMKLLNHPHIIKLYQVMETKDMLYIVTEFAKNGEMFDYLTSNGHLSENEAREKFRQILSAVEYCHNHHIVHRDLKTENLLLDSNMDIKLADFGFGNFYNPGEPLSTWCGSPPYAAPEVFEGKEYEGPQLDIWSLGVVLYVLVCGSLPFDGPNLPTLRQRVLEGRFRIPFFMSQDCETLIRRMLVVDPAKRITIAQIWQHRWMQADPSLLQQADPTFSVHSYTSNLGDYNEQVLGIMQALGIDRQRTVESLQNSSYNHFAAIYYLLLERLKEYRSTQPSARPGPARPPRPRSSDLSSCEVPQESLPGDPFRSSLLCPQPQALAQCVLQAEMDCDLQSSLQPLFFPVDVNCNGVFQHRPVSPSSLLDTAISEEARLGPGLEEEQEAQEPLPGSTGRRHTLAEVSTHFSPITPPCIVVSSSCTAATASEGTSSDSCLTFSAGESPVGLGSSLATQGLLGTCSPVRLASPFLGAQSATPMLQAQGGLGRAGLLPVSFQEGRRASDTSLTQGLKAFRQQLRKNARTKGFLGLNKIKGLARQVCQSSSSRASRGGLSTLHAPTQSPGLQGSGTSGREGRSLLEEVLQQQRLLQLQHHPTALPSCQQAPPLPPTSYVLAPCDSPLVSGLPLLPAPLFQAGVSPVMSAARLLDAHLHISAGPAVLPTGSLPPCLSRLAPGCDPAGLPQGDCEMEDLTSGQRGTFVLVQ from the exons ATGGTGATCATGTCCGAGTTCAGTGCGGCCCCGGCGGGCGCCGACCAGGGCCAGCAGAAACCCCTCCGCGTGGGCTTTTACGATGTGGAGCGGACGCTGGGCAAAGGCAATTTTGCGGTGGTGAAGCTGGCGCGGCATCGAGTCACCAAAACGCAG gttgcaataaaaataatagataaaacaaGATTAGATTCAAGCAACTTGGAGAAAATCTACCGTGAGGTCCAGCTCATGAAGCTGTTGAACCACCCCCACATCATCAAGCTTTACCAG gttatggAAACAAAGGATATGCTTTACATTGTTACCGAATTTGCGAAAAATGGAGAAATGTTTG ACTATTTAACTTCCAACGGACACCTGAGTGAGAACGAGGCGCGGGAGAAGTTCCGGCAGATTCTGTCGGCCGTGGAGTACTGCCACAACCACCACATCGTCCACCGCGACCTCAAAACGGAGAACTTGCTGCTGGACAGCAACATGGACATCAAGTTGGCGG ACTTTGGATTTGGGAATTTCTACAACCCGGGAGAGCCTCTGTCCACATGGTGTGGGAGCCCACCATACGCAGCCCCTGAAGTCTTTGAGGGGAAGGAGTACGAAGGCCCCCAGCTGGATATCTGG AGCCTTGGTGTCGTGCTGTATGTCCTGGTCTGTGGCTCTCTCCCTTTTGATGGGCCCAACCTTCCAACGCTGAGGCAGCGGGTGCTGGAGGGCCGGTTCCGCATCCCCTTCTTCATGTCTCAAG ACTGCGAGACGCTGATCCGTCGCATGCTGGTGGTGGACCCCGCCAAGCGCATCACCATCGCACAGATCTGGCAGCACCGGTGGATGCAGGCCGACCCCTCCCTTCTTCAGCAGGCTGACCCCACCTTCTCTGTGCACAGCTACACCTCCAACCTGGGTGACTACAACGAGCAGGTGCTGGGCATCATGCAGGCCCTTGGCATTGACCGGCAGAGGACCGTGGAG TCACTGCAGAATAGCAGCTACAACCACTTTGCTGCCATTTACTACCTCCTGCTGGAGCGCCTCAAGGAGTACCGGAGCACACAGCCGTCGGCCCGCCCCGGGCCTGCCAGGCCGCCCCGGCCCAGAAGCTCGGACCTCAGCAGCTGTGAG GTGCCTCAGGAAAGCCTCCCCGGGGACCCTTTCCGATCCTCCCTGTTGTGCCCACAGCCCCAGGCCTTGGCGCAGTGTGTCCTGCAGGCTGAGATGGACTGTGACCTCCAGAGCTCCCTGCAG CCCTTGTTCTTCCCAGTGGATGTCAACTGCAATGGAGTGTTCCAGCACCGCCCCGTCTCCCCCAGCAGCCTTCTGGACACGGCCATCAGCGAGGAAGCCAGGCTGGGTCCTGGtctggaggaggagcaggaggctcAGGAGCCCCTGCCTGGCAGCACAGGCCGGAGGCACACACTGGCTGAGGTCTCCACCCACTTCTCCCCAATCACCCCTCCCT GTATAGTCGTCTCCTCTTCCTGCACCGCGGCCACGGCCTCAGAAGGAACCAGCTCCGACAGCTGTCTGACCTTCTCCGCAGGCGAAAGTCCCGTCGGGCTTGGCAGTAGCCTGGCCACCCAGGGGCTTCTGGGCACCTGCTCCCCAGTCAGACTGGCTTCGCCATTCCTGGGGGCACAGTCTGCCACCCCCATGCTGCAGGCTCAGGGTGGCCTGGGCAGAGCAGGGCTGCTCCCGGTCAGTTTCCAGGAGGGACGCAGGGCATCAGACACCTCACTGACTCAAG GGCTCAAGGCCTTCCGGCAGCAGCTGAGGAAGAATGCGAGGACCAAGGGGTTCCTGGGGCTGAACAAGATCAAGGGGCTGGCCCGCCAGGTGTGCCAGTCCTCCTCCAGTCGGGCCTCCCGGGGCGGCCTGAGCACTCTGCACGCCCCCACCCAGAGCCCGGGTCTGCAGGGCAGTGGCACCAGTGGCCGGGAGGGCAGAAGCCTGCTGGAGGAGGTGCTGCAGCAGCAGAG GCTGCTCCAGTTACAGCATCACCCGACTGCCCTGCCCAGCTGCCAGCAGGCACCCCCGCTGCCCCCCACCTCCTATGTGCTCGCCCCCTGCGACAGCCCCCTTGTGTCGGGGCTCCCGCTGCTGCCCGCCCCCCTCTTCCAGGCCGGTGTGTCCCCCGTGATGTCAGCTGCACGGCTTCTGGATGCCCACCTGCACATCAGCGCTGGCCCAGCCGTCCTCCCCACGGGGTCCCTGCCACCATGCCTCTCTCGGCTGGCCCCAGGCTGCGACCCTGCTGGGCTGCCACAGGGGGATTGTGAGATGGAGGACCTGACCTCTGGCCAGCGGGGGACATTTGTCCTGGTACAGTGA
- the Sik1 gene encoding serine/threonine-protein kinase SIK1 isoform X2, with protein MVIMSEFSAAPAGADQGQQKPLRVGFYDVERTLGKGNFAVVKLARHRVTKTQVAIKIIDKTRLDSSNLEKIYREVQLMKLLNHPHIIKLYQVMETKDMLYIVTEFAKNGEMFDYLTSNGHLSENEAREKFRQILSAVEYCHNHHIVHRDLKTENLLLDSNMDIKLADFGFGNFYNPGEPLSTWCGSPPYAAPEVFEGKEYEGPQLDIWSLGVVLYVLVCGSLPFDGPNLPTLRQRVLEGRFRIPFFMSQDCETLIRRMLVVDPAKRITIAQIWQHRWMQADPSLLQQADPTFSVHSYTSNLGDYNEQVLGIMQALGIDRQRTVESLQNSSYNHFAAIYYLLLERLKEYRSTQPSARPGPARPPRPRSSDLSSCEPQALAQCVLQAEMDCDLQSSLQPLFFPVDVNCNGVFQHRPVSPSSLLDTAISEEARLGPGLEEEQEAQEPLPGSTGRRHTLAEVSTHFSPITPPCIVVSSSCTAATASEGTSSDSCLTFSAGESPVGLGSSLATQGLLGTCSPVRLASPFLGAQSATPMLQAQGGLGRAGLLPVSFQEGRRASDTSLTQGLKAFRQQLRKNARTKGFLGLNKIKGLARQVCQSSSSRASRGGLSTLHAPTQSPGLQGSGTSGREGRSLLEEVLQQQRLLQLQHHPTALPSCQQAPPLPPTSYVLAPCDSPLVSGLPLLPAPLFQAGVSPVMSAARLLDAHLHISAGPAVLPTGSLPPCLSRLAPGCDPAGLPQGDCEMEDLTSGQRGTFVLVQ; from the exons ATGGTGATCATGTCCGAGTTCAGTGCGGCCCCGGCGGGCGCCGACCAGGGCCAGCAGAAACCCCTCCGCGTGGGCTTTTACGATGTGGAGCGGACGCTGGGCAAAGGCAATTTTGCGGTGGTGAAGCTGGCGCGGCATCGAGTCACCAAAACGCAG gttgcaataaaaataatagataaaacaaGATTAGATTCAAGCAACTTGGAGAAAATCTACCGTGAGGTCCAGCTCATGAAGCTGTTGAACCACCCCCACATCATCAAGCTTTACCAG gttatggAAACAAAGGATATGCTTTACATTGTTACCGAATTTGCGAAAAATGGAGAAATGTTTG ACTATTTAACTTCCAACGGACACCTGAGTGAGAACGAGGCGCGGGAGAAGTTCCGGCAGATTCTGTCGGCCGTGGAGTACTGCCACAACCACCACATCGTCCACCGCGACCTCAAAACGGAGAACTTGCTGCTGGACAGCAACATGGACATCAAGTTGGCGG ACTTTGGATTTGGGAATTTCTACAACCCGGGAGAGCCTCTGTCCACATGGTGTGGGAGCCCACCATACGCAGCCCCTGAAGTCTTTGAGGGGAAGGAGTACGAAGGCCCCCAGCTGGATATCTGG AGCCTTGGTGTCGTGCTGTATGTCCTGGTCTGTGGCTCTCTCCCTTTTGATGGGCCCAACCTTCCAACGCTGAGGCAGCGGGTGCTGGAGGGCCGGTTCCGCATCCCCTTCTTCATGTCTCAAG ACTGCGAGACGCTGATCCGTCGCATGCTGGTGGTGGACCCCGCCAAGCGCATCACCATCGCACAGATCTGGCAGCACCGGTGGATGCAGGCCGACCCCTCCCTTCTTCAGCAGGCTGACCCCACCTTCTCTGTGCACAGCTACACCTCCAACCTGGGTGACTACAACGAGCAGGTGCTGGGCATCATGCAGGCCCTTGGCATTGACCGGCAGAGGACCGTGGAG TCACTGCAGAATAGCAGCTACAACCACTTTGCTGCCATTTACTACCTCCTGCTGGAGCGCCTCAAGGAGTACCGGAGCACACAGCCGTCGGCCCGCCCCGGGCCTGCCAGGCCGCCCCGGCCCAGAAGCTCGGACCTCAGCAGCTGTGAG CCCCAGGCCTTGGCGCAGTGTGTCCTGCAGGCTGAGATGGACTGTGACCTCCAGAGCTCCCTGCAG CCCTTGTTCTTCCCAGTGGATGTCAACTGCAATGGAGTGTTCCAGCACCGCCCCGTCTCCCCCAGCAGCCTTCTGGACACGGCCATCAGCGAGGAAGCCAGGCTGGGTCCTGGtctggaggaggagcaggaggctcAGGAGCCCCTGCCTGGCAGCACAGGCCGGAGGCACACACTGGCTGAGGTCTCCACCCACTTCTCCCCAATCACCCCTCCCT GTATAGTCGTCTCCTCTTCCTGCACCGCGGCCACGGCCTCAGAAGGAACCAGCTCCGACAGCTGTCTGACCTTCTCCGCAGGCGAAAGTCCCGTCGGGCTTGGCAGTAGCCTGGCCACCCAGGGGCTTCTGGGCACCTGCTCCCCAGTCAGACTGGCTTCGCCATTCCTGGGGGCACAGTCTGCCACCCCCATGCTGCAGGCTCAGGGTGGCCTGGGCAGAGCAGGGCTGCTCCCGGTCAGTTTCCAGGAGGGACGCAGGGCATCAGACACCTCACTGACTCAAG GGCTCAAGGCCTTCCGGCAGCAGCTGAGGAAGAATGCGAGGACCAAGGGGTTCCTGGGGCTGAACAAGATCAAGGGGCTGGCCCGCCAGGTGTGCCAGTCCTCCTCCAGTCGGGCCTCCCGGGGCGGCCTGAGCACTCTGCACGCCCCCACCCAGAGCCCGGGTCTGCAGGGCAGTGGCACCAGTGGCCGGGAGGGCAGAAGCCTGCTGGAGGAGGTGCTGCAGCAGCAGAG GCTGCTCCAGTTACAGCATCACCCGACTGCCCTGCCCAGCTGCCAGCAGGCACCCCCGCTGCCCCCCACCTCCTATGTGCTCGCCCCCTGCGACAGCCCCCTTGTGTCGGGGCTCCCGCTGCTGCCCGCCCCCCTCTTCCAGGCCGGTGTGTCCCCCGTGATGTCAGCTGCACGGCTTCTGGATGCCCACCTGCACATCAGCGCTGGCCCAGCCGTCCTCCCCACGGGGTCCCTGCCACCATGCCTCTCTCGGCTGGCCCCAGGCTGCGACCCTGCTGGGCTGCCACAGGGGGATTGTGAGATGGAGGACCTGACCTCTGGCCAGCGGGGGACATTTGTCCTGGTACAGTGA